From one Plantibacter flavus genomic stretch:
- a CDS encoding Gfo/Idh/MocA family protein, with protein MTTTRERYALIGTGHRSQMYLDAIVGPHADVAELVAWSDSNPGRLDHYEGVLAEQGVPLPARYGPDDVERMIAEQRVDRVIVTTPDFTHAEIVSRALLAGADVVVEKPLTIDREGVERIAAAVAESGRNVVTTFNYRYSPRNSELRRIVQDGGIGRVTGVHFEWVLDTVHGADYFRRWHREKEHSGGLLIHKASHHFDLVNWWIGARPASVYATGGLRFYGDANAAERGLAARPGRGSVPDDAEAAARDRPNDPFALDLRDDPRLESLYLRAEQHDGYLRDRDVFSPGIDIEDNLSVLVEYDGGASLSYSLNAHAPWEGYRVSINGTEGRVELEVVERAAVLVGADGRVVLDPSLSGDGETADGAASVAPVRSRGERLVLQRHWEEAREIEIPEGVGGHGGGDAFLLRHLFDRVTEDELGRPAGYDDGVRAISVGIAGNESLLTGRPVATIAP; from the coding sequence ATGACCACGACCCGCGAACGCTACGCCCTCATCGGCACCGGACACCGCTCGCAGATGTACCTCGACGCCATCGTCGGCCCACACGCCGACGTCGCCGAGCTCGTCGCCTGGAGCGACAGCAACCCCGGTCGGCTCGACCACTACGAGGGGGTCCTCGCCGAGCAGGGTGTCCCGCTGCCGGCTCGATACGGCCCGGACGACGTCGAGCGGATGATCGCCGAGCAGCGCGTCGACCGGGTGATCGTGACGACCCCCGACTTCACGCACGCCGAGATCGTCTCCCGCGCGCTCCTCGCCGGTGCCGACGTCGTCGTCGAGAAGCCGCTCACCATCGACCGCGAGGGCGTCGAGCGCATCGCGGCGGCCGTCGCCGAGAGCGGCCGGAACGTCGTCACGACCTTCAACTACCGCTACAGTCCGCGGAACTCGGAGCTGCGCCGCATCGTGCAGGACGGTGGGATCGGACGGGTGACGGGTGTGCACTTCGAGTGGGTGCTCGACACCGTGCACGGCGCCGACTACTTCCGCCGCTGGCACCGTGAGAAGGAGCATTCCGGCGGCCTCCTCATCCACAAGGCGTCGCACCACTTCGACCTCGTCAACTGGTGGATCGGGGCTCGGCCGGCCTCCGTCTACGCCACCGGCGGCCTCCGCTTCTACGGCGATGCCAACGCGGCCGAACGCGGGCTCGCTGCGCGTCCGGGACGTGGATCGGTACCGGACGACGCCGAGGCGGCGGCTCGCGATCGCCCGAACGACCCGTTCGCCCTCGACCTGCGTGACGACCCGCGGCTCGAGTCGCTCTACCTGCGGGCCGAGCAGCACGACGGATACCTGCGCGACCGCGACGTCTTCTCGCCCGGGATCGACATCGAGGACAACCTGTCCGTCCTCGTCGAGTACGACGGGGGCGCCTCGCTCAGCTACTCCCTGAACGCCCACGCGCCGTGGGAGGGGTACCGCGTCTCCATCAACGGGACGGAGGGCAGGGTCGAGCTCGAGGTCGTGGAGCGCGCCGCCGTGCTCGTGGGGGCCGACGGGCGCGTCGTCCTCGACCCGAGCCTGAGCGGCGACGGCGAGACCGCGGACGGCGCCGCGTCCGTCGCTCCGGTGCGTTCGCGCGGAGAACGCCTCGTGCTGCAACGCCACTGGGAGGAGGCCCGCGAGATCGAGATTCCCGAGGGCGTCGGCGGACACGGCGGCGGCGACGCGTTCCTGCTACGGCACCTGTTCGACCGCGTCACCGAGGACGAACTGGGACGCCCCGCCGGCTACGACGACGGCGTGCGGGCGATCTCGGTCGGCATCGCCGGGAACGAGTCACTGCTGACCGGGCGTCCGGTCGCGACGATCGCGCCGTGA
- a CDS encoding dienelactone hydrolase family protein has protein sequence MSSGPDAGAGADSDVGSIPAAERVTEAAQIAESVPAAESVPVAGPLPVTEPVPVTEPVEVRPTTAPSSPDEGVDVRARSFAPPPGRDPGLRALAARFRESIRGISTADGSLDTTRTRLAEVLGVLPRPVQPEPPQELGRWTRDGVDGIELRWSTGFGVPTSAWLLRPAGETSPLPGALALHDHGGFTRVGREKLADGPDGVPATTSVSREELQAFRDRYYGGRAVASDLARDGFAVLVHDAFGWGSRRNPDEAVAERFHRTVDLQLAGRRFASVQRGEQPAAVSPGQRSELLAGANEPQLAKELGVLGTSLAGLVLRDDLIALDQLAAAPGVRSGAVSCFGLSGGGARAVLLAAMDDRIRAAGVVAMMSTFDGVLDGHADQHSWTFLSPGLSRVGDWPELASLRPRLPLLVQYAERDELFEPAGMRDAHAMLTERYRSGGERSAYTGTFHDEPHSWSASMQAELRAWLAAALA, from the coding sequence GTGAGCTCCGGCCCGGATGCCGGCGCCGGCGCCGACTCGGACGTCGGGTCGATCCCGGCCGCTGAGCGGGTGACCGAGGCCGCCCAGATCGCTGAGTCTGTCCCGGCCGCTGAGTCTGTCCCGGTCGCCGGACCCCTCCCGGTCACCGAGCCCGTTCCGGTCACTGAGCCTGTCGAAGTGCGCCCGACGACCGCCCCATCCTCGCCCGACGAGGGTGTCGACGTGCGCGCCAGGTCGTTCGCACCTCCACCCGGCCGCGACCCCGGTCTGCGGGCGCTCGCCGCCCGGTTCAGAGAGTCGATCCGGGGCATCAGTACCGCAGACGGATCACTCGACACCACGCGCACGCGCCTCGCCGAGGTCCTCGGTGTGCTCCCACGACCGGTGCAGCCCGAGCCGCCCCAGGAGCTCGGCCGCTGGACCCGCGACGGCGTCGACGGGATCGAACTCCGCTGGTCGACCGGGTTCGGTGTGCCGACGTCGGCGTGGCTCCTGCGTCCGGCCGGCGAGACGAGCCCGCTCCCGGGCGCGCTGGCGCTGCACGACCACGGCGGCTTCACGCGCGTCGGACGGGAGAAGCTCGCGGACGGACCCGACGGTGTCCCTGCCACGACGTCCGTGTCACGGGAGGAGTTGCAGGCGTTCCGCGACCGCTACTACGGGGGCCGCGCCGTCGCGTCCGACCTCGCGCGTGACGGGTTCGCCGTGCTCGTGCACGACGCGTTCGGGTGGGGATCACGGCGGAACCCGGACGAGGCCGTCGCCGAACGCTTCCATCGGACCGTCGACCTGCAGCTCGCCGGTCGTCGGTTCGCGTCGGTGCAACGCGGGGAGCAGCCCGCGGCGGTGTCGCCCGGGCAGCGGTCCGAGCTTCTCGCGGGGGCCAACGAGCCGCAGCTCGCGAAGGAGCTGGGCGTCCTGGGCACGTCGCTCGCCGGTCTCGTGCTCCGCGACGACCTCATCGCGCTCGATCAGCTGGCGGCCGCGCCCGGGGTCCGTTCCGGAGCCGTCTCGTGCTTCGGTCTCTCCGGCGGCGGTGCCCGGGCCGTTCTGCTCGCAGCCATGGACGACCGGATCCGCGCTGCCGGCGTGGTCGCGATGATGTCGACGTTCGACGGGGTGCTCGACGGGCATGCCGATCAGCACTCGTGGACGTTCCTGTCGCCAGGCCTGTCACGGGTCGGCGACTGGCCGGAGCTCGCATCCCTGCGCCCCCGTTTGCCGCTCCTCGTCCAGTACGCCGAGCGCGACGAGCTCTTCGAGCCGGCCGGCATGCGTGATGCCCACGCGATGCTCACTGAGCGGTACCGGTCCGGTGGCGAGCGCTCGGCCTACACGGGCACGTTCCATGACGAACCGCACAGCTGGTCGGCCTCGATGCAGGCCGAGCTGCGCGCTTGGCTCGCCGCCGCCCTCGCCTGA
- a CDS encoding PmoA family protein: MTTDHRTRPTGLALTHEVGSAVTVHLDGIDILRYTYRPDTVQRESPKPYLHPVRTAGGALVTLARPHDHVWHTGIAWALPHVGDDNFWGGPTFTGTAYEQLANNGRSEHVAVTDVRADPGEVRFAHTLTWITEDGRHVVDEERALTVRPAAGDWTLTFETRMRNVSGRDLSIGSPTTKGRENAGYGGLFWRGPRSFTGGTLHTPDGSGGEELRGTRHAWMGFTGLHDGTAVASSIVIVDDVRNPAHPPQWFARTEEFAGLCPAPFFSEELPFGADETLEFRYAVVVADGAAGDGRAVALAASGRDALERSRSGRSDHHDSAPIATPAAPTRKDPRE, translated from the coding sequence GTGACGACCGACCACCGCACCCGTCCGACCGGTCTCGCGCTGACGCACGAGGTCGGTTCGGCCGTCACCGTGCATCTCGACGGGATCGACATCCTGCGGTACACCTACCGTCCGGACACGGTCCAGCGCGAATCGCCGAAGCCGTACCTCCACCCGGTGCGCACGGCAGGTGGCGCGCTCGTGACGCTGGCCAGACCGCACGACCACGTCTGGCACACCGGGATCGCGTGGGCACTCCCGCACGTCGGCGACGACAACTTCTGGGGCGGCCCGACCTTCACCGGGACCGCCTACGAACAACTCGCGAACAACGGCCGCTCCGAGCACGTCGCGGTCACGGACGTCCGTGCCGACCCGGGCGAGGTGCGGTTCGCGCACACGCTCACCTGGATCACGGAGGACGGTCGGCACGTCGTCGACGAGGAACGCGCGCTCACGGTGCGACCGGCCGCCGGGGACTGGACGCTGACCTTCGAGACCCGGATGCGCAACGTCTCCGGCCGGGACCTGTCGATCGGGTCGCCCACGACGAAGGGTCGGGAGAACGCCGGCTACGGCGGGCTCTTCTGGCGCGGCCCACGATCCTTCACCGGCGGCACCCTCCACACCCCCGACGGGAGCGGCGGCGAGGAGCTGCGCGGCACCCGCCACGCGTGGATGGGGTTCACCGGCCTCCACGACGGAACGGCCGTGGCGTCGAGCATCGTCATCGTCGACGACGTCCGGAACCCCGCGCACCCGCCGCAGTGGTTCGCGCGCACCGAGGAGTTCGCCGGACTCTGCCCGGCCCCCTTCTTCAGCGAGGAGCTGCCGTTCGGAGCCGACGAGACCCTCGAGTTCCGCTACGCCGTCGTCGTCGCCGACGGGGCAGCCGGTGACGGCCGGGCTGTGGCGCTCGCCGCATCCGGTCGCGACGCACTCGAACGCTCGCGTTCGGGCCGTTCCGATCACCACGACAGCGCGCCCATCGCAACGCCCGCCGCACCGACCCGGAAGGATCCACGCGAATGA